A window of the Henckelia pumila isolate YLH828 chromosome 3, ASM3356847v2, whole genome shotgun sequence genome harbors these coding sequences:
- the LOC140892413 gene encoding uncharacterized protein yields MASSARTKISKLFSIPRTRRFQLPWEARSSSFSTSAAVAVDLRPLPPPAEVLNGSRILGLVKEYEDYRRNLYNGLTHKALFVDAVGTLVVPAQPMAQIYREIGERYGVEYSEVEILNRYRRAYGQPWGKSRLRYVDDGRPFWQYIVSYSTGCSDSQYFEELYDYYTTEKAWHLCDPNAEKVFHSLRKHGVKVAVVSNFDTRLRPLLKALKCDHWFDAVAVSAEVAAEKPNPTIFLKACELLGVQPEDAVHVGDDRRNDIWGARDAGCDAWLWGSDVNSFEEVAQRIGVVV; encoded by the exons ATGGCTTCATCAGCAAGAACCAAGATCAGCAAACTCTTCAGTATCCCTAGAACGCGGCGTTTTCAGCTGCCATGGGAGGCCCGATCGTCGTCTTTCTCGACCTCCGCCGCTGTTGCGGTGGATCTGCGGCCGCTGCCGCCTCCGGCGGAGGTGTTGAATGGGTCGAGGATTCTGGGTTTGGTTAAGGAGTACGAGGATTATAGGAGGAATCTCTACAATGGGTTGACGCATAAGGCTTTGTTTGTTGATGCTGTGGGCACTCTTGTTGTTCCTGCTCAACCCATGGCCCAG ATTTATAGGGAGATTGGTGAAAGGTATGGAGTGGAGTACTCAGAAGTTGAGATACTGAACAGATATAGGCGTGCTTATGGTCAGCCTTGGGGTAAATCTCGCCTCAG ATATGTTGATGATGGGAGACCATTTTGGCAGTACATAGTCAGTTATTCAACGGGTTGTTCAGATTCGCAGTATTTCGAGGAGCTGTATGATTATTATACCACTGAAAAG GCTTGGCACCTGTGTGATCCAAATGCCGAGAAAGTTTTCCATTCTCTTCGAAAACATGGAGTAAAAGTGGCTGTAGTATCTAATTTCGATACCCGGTTGAGGCCTTTATTGAAAGCTCTCAAATGTGATCACTGGTTTGATGCTGTGGCCGTGTCAGCTGAA GTAGCAGCTGAGAAGCCAAACCCCACGATATTTTTGAAAGCTTGCGAGTTACTCGGTGTACAGCCCGAGGATGCTGTGCATGTCGGTGATGATCGTAGAAACGACATATGGGGTGCTAGAGATGCTGGATGCGATGCTTGGCTTTGGGGAAGTGATGttaactcctttgaagag GTTGCTCAGAGGATAGGAGTTGTGGTATGA